Genomic DNA from Salvia miltiorrhiza cultivar Shanhuang (shh) chromosome 1, IMPLAD_Smil_shh, whole genome shotgun sequence:
AAGCAACATTCGCAACTATCTTTGAGAATCTCTTATTCCTTTTTATTCAATATCCTACTCTGACTGCCCCACTTTCTGGGCAGTTCGAATTTGATTAATCAACAAGCGAGGATCAGGAAATTTTTAACGATGTAAAaagatgtactccctccgtcccacccaagacgctacatttgcttttcggcacgggatttaagtagtagattaatgttttaagtgtgtaataataaagtgataaagtatgagagagaaagtaataaagtgataaagtaagaaagagaaggtaataaagtgataaagtaggatagagaatgtaataaggaaatacttaattagtgttaattaagtgtttaaaattccttatttttgccaaatatagaaatgtagcatcttcgttgggacggcccaaaaagaaatatgtagtatcttgggcgggacggagggagtattatctttcACGTAACATAAATAAATGGATCATGGTGATTCAATTAAATGAGAAGAAAAGTTTGAAAGTTAATAAGGCCTGTGGAGATTATTTACCCTATAAAGTTTAATCATAAGATTTTAGTATAGAATTAGTCACCAGTTCATGAAGTTCATTCCCCTAGCTGCAACCTCATCCTTGGTCTCTCTGACATCAGCTTTCCACAATACATCCTCATCACTGTCTATCTGAATGAAAATCGAGATACTTATTAGGATATCTTCTCAAGCCTAAATCATTTAAAGTAGGGGCTGCATCTCAGGCATGTTCTCATGCACCAAGTAGAATTTATCTCTATAGTTAAATGACTTACCAGTGAAAAATCAATAGCTGGAAAAAGGCATTGATATTCGCTAATGCTTCTCCTCTTATCACAAGGATGAACTCCCTGCAACCAGAATTGTGTGAGGAGGTTGATGTGACTTAAATTGTGTGCACTTTTTGTATATGCATTTGAAACTACGATAATTGAAAATTACAGCAATTTCATCGTTATTTCAAATGTATACAACTTTGGAAAGTAAATTCTAGATGTGAAAAGGAACACTAATCAatattaaaaggaaaaaggttTTCAACTTGGGTAAACAACTCTAGCACATATGTCCCAGTACCCACGAATTAAATTCTCTTTGACCGACCATTAGGCACCTTAGAAGTTAGAAATTATAGAGAATAGCTGAGATTAACTAGGAGCATCAGCTGATCTTATACATTTATGTTAACAGATTTTACTGGCATATTACAGATTATTATGTAGCAGTCGCTCATTATAACAAATTGATCATTTTTAGCATGGCCATGCATTCCACGGGTCTTTCTGGTTTCATCAAATTGTAATGATTTTTTCTCTCAGATTTGCACAAGCAATTATATCAAAATCTTTGTTCTCTAGGTCCCTTACCAAAACCATCAAATATAGAATCAGCGTGAAGCAAACAAGTTGTATCAGTGAGCATACCAGATGTTCTCGACAGAGTTCAACTGCAACAATAGGTGGGCAATCAAGACTTGAAATTGCAGAATGATCACTATTTCCAGCATTTGCCACCATTAGTGGTAAAATATCCATCCTGTCAGAATAGGCCTCACCACCAAATACCCCGACAGCTGTTTGGATGGTCCTACAAATTCAGTTCATCACATAAGGTCAAATCACTTTAAGATAAGTTGCTATAAAAGATTTTCAATTCCATATTATTTATATGTGGATACCAAGCTTGGACTTGAAAAGGAGATAAGGTTTTTTCGGAGTTCAATTGATCCCATGTCCAAAATGTACATCACAATGGGCATCCTAATACTTGAGGTTGGGCAGTGTCTTGAAAGATCAGAACttgaaattgaaaatagtcCATTTTTCAATGGGCAAACTAAAGGCAAGTTCATGACATACAGCCTAGTGCAATTTTAGATGCAGGAAAGAAATTCTCGGTGTTGGCATAATAACACACATATCCTGTATAGACTGACAAGTGAGGACACGAAGTTATGTTAATCTTCTGCAGGAAATGCATTCAGACATCACATGACACAATGTCTCATACCGAAGTAGCTAACGTACAATTATGTTGTCATTAAGGTTGTATGAAAGATCAGGCTCACTGGAAATACAACAATGTATAATACCATTCTGGAATCATTCCAAAAGATAGGTATTCGGTATTCCAGCGTTTTTATAAGCCAATGACTTTTTAACAGGACAACAGCCAGCATCTAGTAGGAAACAGTTCGAAGATTGTAGattatcatttaaaatgttTGGAGATTGTTTGCACCAAAGATACTACCTTAACAATGGAGATGTAATGACCAAATCAATGTTCTTTATGAGGCCACTTGAATGGACATGTTTACGCAAGTTGTCAACCTGATAGAAGAGCTAGAGGTCAGCTACTACACAATTCAAGAGTTTTAGAAGTAAAGACTAGGACAAATGTAAGTGATTAAGCTGGTGGCTGATCTCCACCTGTTGCCAGCCCAATTGAGTTAGGTG
This window encodes:
- the LOC131005191 gene encoding phosphoglycerate mutase-like protein 1, whose protein sequence is MDNGVCPSLFPLHRSKTIHLVRHAQGIHNVDGDKNYKAFMSPEYFDAHLTQLGWQQVDNLRKHVHSSGLIKNIDLVITSPLLRTIQTAVGVFGGEAYSDRMDILPLMVANAGNSDHSAISSLDCPPIVAVELCREHLGVHPCDKRRSISEYQCLFPAIDFSLIDSDEDVLWKADVRETKDEVAARGMNFMNWLFTRKEKEIAIVTHSGFLFHTLAAFGNDCHPVVKTEISSHFANCELRSMVILDRGMVGSDCSSTNYPGKIPSGLDSPSGVAADGKKQEKD